The nucleotide window CTTTAAAATAGGTTTCCATGGAGCCCGGATCTGATCCGTGGTTAGGTTCTGTAAGTCCAAAAGCACCGATTAATTCTCCCTTGGCCAATCCGGGCAGGAATTTTTTCTTTTGCTCTTCGGAACCGAATTCATTAATCGGAAACATAACTAACGAACTCTGAACAGAAGCTGCGGAACGTACTGCGGAGTCGCCCCGTTCCAGTTCCTGCATAATGATACCATAGGAAATCTGGTCCAGACCGGAACCGCCATATTCTTCCGGGATATAAGGCCCCAGTGCTCCAATGGCTCCCAATTCCTTCATCAGGTTGGGGATATCAGTATGGTTTTGTGCCGCATCATCAATTTTTGGCATTACGAAACTCTCCACCCAATCGCGAACCGACTGTCTTATCAGTTTGTGCTCGTCTGTGAGCATGCTGTCCATTAAGAAATAGTCCGGAATAGTGGTAAGCGGGTAGTATGACATAATTTTTTTTGATTTTGCTAAAATTAAGATTTTTCGTCTACGTGAGGAAATATTTAAGGTTGAATAATTTCTCTACGGCCTCGCCAAAGTTTTCGCCATTTTCAGGAATCCATTCCCCAGCTGTGCTAATTTTGCGCACTTTTATCAGATGCGGTGTTCACCGGCATCTCTAAACACAAGCTTATGAAACGTATACTTCTTACCTTTACCATCCTGGTGTCATTCACACTTAAATCCCAGAAAGCCGGTATTGAAGCCGAGGTTAATCTTCTTGTGAACTCAGTAAGCAGTGACTCCCTCAGATCATATGTAGAAAAACTTGTAGGTTTTGGCACACGCCATACCATGAGTTCCACATCCGATCCGGTAAAGGGTATTGGGGCTGCCAGATCCTGGGTGCTGTCCAAATTCAGGACCTATGCCGCAAATTCAGATGGACGTATGCATGTATATCTCCAAAATCAGGATGTGCGGCCGGACGGTAAACGCATCAGCAGAAGGACCAGTCTGGGGAATCCTGTGGCATTACTGAAAGGTACAGACCCATCCGACAAAAGAATCTTCGTTATTGCGCACATCTGGACTCAAGAGCCTCGGATGTGATGGACTGGCAGACAGCGGCGCCCGGCGCCAATGATGACGGCAGTGGAGTAGCCGCAGTTATTGAGAGCGCCAGGATATATTTACCAGTGAAACATCGGCAACTATACCATTTTCCAAAGACAATTTCCTGTTTGCTGTTCAGAGCGTTTCTGAATCAGGCAATCTTAGCCTGCCTGTGATTCCAAAGGTTTCCAGATAAAAAAAAATCCGTTCGGAGAGGAACGGATTCATTTCTGTATTCTGAATAATTATTCTGGTGCGTTCATGTCATATTTGTTGACTACCTTCTGCGATACTCCTGTATTGCTGAAGCCTCCGTCGTGGAAGAGGTTCTGCATCGTAACCATTTTTGTAAGGTCACTGAACATGGATACACAGTAGTTAGCACACTGTTCCGCAGATGCGTTGCCAAGCGGCGACATATCATCGGCATATCCAAAGAAGCCACCGAAACCTTTCACACCACTGCCGGCGGTAGTCATGGTAGGCGACTGCGAAATGGTATTTACCCGCACTTTTGCCTTTTCGCCCCAATAATAACCAAATGTTCTGGCGATACTTTCCAGATAGGCTTTGTTATCGGACATGTCATTATAATCAGGGAATGTTCTTTGGGCAGCGATATAGCTAAGGGCCAAAATGGAACCCCACTCGTTCATGCAGTCTTTTTCCCAGGCCACGCGCATTACTTTGTGGAAGGAAACAGCGGAAATGTCCCAGCCTTTTTCCAGCCAGTCGTAGTTCATTTCCGTATAATGCTTGCCTTTTCTTACGTTCACGGACATACCAATGGAATGCAGAATAAAGTCGATCTTACCGAACTTTTCAACGGCCGCATCAAAGAGTTTTCCAAGGTCCTCTACTGAAGTTGCATCGGCGCCAATTACTTCAGAACCGGTTTTTTCAGCAAGTTCGTTCAGCTCACCCATGCGCAGGGCTATAGGAGCGTTGGACAGAATAAATTCAGCACCTTCTTCATGACATTTTTCAGCAACCTTCCAGGCAATGGACTGGTTATTCAGTGCGCCGAAAATAATCCCCTTTTTTCCTTTTAATAATCCGTATGACATAATTTATTTTTTGAATAACAAAAGTAAGAAATTAATTGTTCGGGGCATAAAAAAGAGAGCCGAATTACTTCGGCCCTCTGTTTAACTGATTATCTTGTTGTATCCCTCCAGGTATCTCTGGTGGTATCTGCAGCGTCATCGGCTGCATCTTTAGTGTCTTCCCAGGCCTCTTCTGTCCAGTCTTTTGTTTTCTCCCATGCGCTGGAAACTGCATCTTTAGTATCTTCCCAGGCATCCTGAACATTATCTTTGGCTCTCTCCATCCAGCCTTCAGCAGTAGCTTCCCTGTTGTTACGCTTTTGCTCGCGGATGTAGTCCTTAGCTCTGTCTGCATAATCATTTACGGTCCACTTTGCACTGTTTACTGCGTGTTCTGCTTTGTTGTAATCTTGATTGTCCATTTTTTGATTTTTTTAAATTAATAATTGTGATTTGGTAGTTCTGATACAACAATTAATATTCCGAATTTCGTTAATATTATGTTAAACCTATTTAACCTTAGCATTTCTTCATTTGCAGATTAAAATCATTTTGTGAGATCAGCATTTTAAATGGATATAATGTCTACATTTACCCTTACGGCCGAATTAATTTCTGCACGCCTGTTACTTAGTGAGTAAAAGAACAATATGGAGTTAAAAAGATGTCCCTGGTCTGAGAAGGATGAGCTTTACAGGACGTACCATGATGAGGAATGGGGAAAGCCGGTGTATGAAGACAATATTATTTTTGAATTCCTGGTGCTCGAAAGTTTCCAGGCGGGACTTTCATGGTACACCATTCTGAAGAAGCGTGAAAATTTCCGTAAGGCTTTTGATGATTTTGATTACCGGAATATCGCACTTTATGATGAAACAAAAGTTGCCGGTCTCATGTCGGATGCCGGCATCGTACGTAACAGGCTTAAAATTCTGGCCACCGTCAATAATGCCCGGCGTTTTCTGGAAGTACAACAGGAATTCGGAAGCTTTTCGGAATACATCTGGGATTTTGTAGACGGCACGCCGCTCATCAACAGGCCCGTTACAACGGCTGATGTGCCCGCTACGAGTGCCGTTTCAGATGCTCTTGCCAAAGATTTAAAGAAACGTGGATTTAAGTTTTTAGGTTCCACAGTGATGTATGCTCATATGCAGGCTACCGGAATGGTGGATGATCATCTGGTGGACTGTCATTGCAAAAAATAAGTTGCACCGTACCTTTTTATTGTTAGTTTTGTTGATATAACAAAAATATGAAGAGAATTTTACTGGGTTTCGTCCTTATCGGGACACAGTCGTCACTGTCTGCACAAGAAAGTGACAGGGAAATTTACTCGCGGGCCGTATTTACAATGAATGATGGATCTGAAAAACCGGTATTGTTCTATAGGTATACTTATCCCACGCAAAGCCTCTATACTTATATTGAAGGTTCGGATATTCATAATTTCGAATATAAGCTTGAAGCAGAAAGTAAAATACTGAAGATAAATGCTGAAGAAGTTAAGAAGGTGAGGTTCA belongs to Chryseobacterium sp. and includes:
- a CDS encoding M28 family peptidase gives rise to the protein MDWQTAAPGANDDGSGVAAVIESARIYLPVKHRQLYHFPKTISCLLFRAFLNQAILACL
- a CDS encoding enoyl-ACP reductase, whose translation is MSYGLLKGKKGIIFGALNNQSIAWKVAEKCHEEGAEFILSNAPIALRMGELNELAEKTGSEVIGADATSVEDLGKLFDAAVEKFGKIDFILHSIGMSVNVRKGKHYTEMNYDWLEKGWDISAVSFHKVMRVAWEKDCMNEWGSILALSYIAAQRTFPDYNDMSDNKAYLESIARTFGYYWGEKAKVRVNTISQSPTMTTAGSGVKGFGGFFGYADDMSPLGNASAEQCANYCVSMFSDLTKMVTMQNLFHDGGFSNTGVSQKVVNKYDMNAPE
- a CDS encoding DNA-3-methyladenine glycosylase I, producing MELKRCPWSEKDELYRTYHDEEWGKPVYEDNIIFEFLVLESFQAGLSWYTILKKRENFRKAFDDFDYRNIALYDETKVAGLMSDAGIVRNRLKILATVNNARRFLEVQQEFGSFSEYIWDFVDGTPLINRPVTTADVPATSAVSDALAKDLKKRGFKFLGSTVMYAHMQATGMVDDHLVDCHCKK